One stretch of Lacimicrobium alkaliphilum DNA includes these proteins:
- the rpoD gene encoding RNA polymerase sigma factor RpoD produces the protein MASNKQSQIKLLIAKGKEQGYLTFSEVNDHLPQDIVDSDQIEDIIRMINDMGIQVFEAAPDSDELLMQETTADEDAAEAAAQALATVESEIGRTTDPVRMYMREMGTVELLTREGEIDIAKRIEEGINQVQCSVAEYPEAITYLLDQWDQYEAEEIRLSDIVLGFIDPNETDVAPTATHVGSELSEEELDDEDDDDDDDEDDEETDTGVDPEEARERFTALREQYYKTRDAIASKGRAHKVAKAEIANLSDIFKEFRLVPKQFDRMVKNMRGMMDRVRVQERIIMKHCVMHAKMPKKDFIRAFAGNETDGTWLEKVLASNKPYVPKLLEYKEELERSIGKMNQVEVETGLDIVDIKDINRRMSIGEAKARRAKKEMVEANLRLVISIAKKYTNRGLQFLDLIQEGNIGLMKAVDKFEYRRGYKFSTYATWWIRQAITRSIADQARTIRIPVHMIETINKLNRISRQMLQEMGREPLPEELAERMLMPEDKIRKVLKIAKEPISMETPIGDDEDSHLGDFIEDGTIIQPLDSATSGNLKNATQEVLAGLTAREAKVLRMRFGIDMNTDHTLEEVGKQFDVTRERIRQIEAKALRKLRHPSRSEQLRSFLDE, from the coding sequence ATGGCGTCGAACAAGCAGTCTCAGATTAAACTCCTAATCGCAAAAGGTAAAGAGCAAGGTTATCTGACCTTCTCGGAAGTCAACGACCACCTCCCACAGGATATTGTTGATTCGGATCAGATCGAAGACATTATCCGCATGATTAATGATATGGGAATTCAGGTGTTCGAAGCAGCTCCCGATTCCGATGAGTTACTGATGCAGGAAACCACGGCCGACGAAGATGCGGCTGAAGCTGCAGCCCAGGCTCTGGCAACAGTGGAGAGCGAGATAGGCCGGACCACAGATCCGGTGCGCATGTACATGCGTGAAATGGGCACTGTGGAACTGTTGACCCGTGAGGGCGAGATTGATATCGCCAAGCGTATCGAAGAAGGCATCAACCAGGTCCAGTGTTCTGTAGCCGAATATCCTGAAGCCATCACTTACCTGCTCGATCAATGGGACCAATACGAAGCCGAAGAAATTCGTCTCAGTGATATCGTACTGGGTTTTATCGACCCCAACGAGACAGACGTGGCACCCACGGCCACCCATGTGGGCTCAGAATTGTCTGAAGAAGAGCTCGATGATGAAGACGATGATGATGACGACGACGAGGACGATGAAGAGACCGATACTGGTGTGGATCCTGAAGAAGCCCGTGAACGCTTCACTGCCCTGAGAGAACAGTATTACAAAACCCGTGATGCCATCGCCAGCAAAGGCCGGGCCCATAAGGTCGCCAAGGCCGAAATTGCTAACTTAAGCGATATTTTCAAAGAATTCCGCCTGGTGCCCAAGCAATTTGATCGTATGGTCAAAAACATGCGTGGCATGATGGACAGAGTGCGGGTTCAGGAACGCATCATCATGAAGCATTGTGTGATGCATGCCAAAATGCCGAAGAAAGACTTTATCCGTGCCTTCGCCGGTAATGAAACTGATGGCACCTGGCTGGAAAAGGTGCTGGCGTCTAACAAGCCCTATGTACCTAAATTGCTCGAGTACAAAGAAGAACTTGAGCGCAGCATCGGCAAAATGAACCAGGTGGAAGTGGAAACCGGGCTGGATATTGTTGATATTAAAGATATCAACCGCCGCATGAGCATCGGTGAAGCCAAAGCCCGTCGTGCCAAGAAAGAAATGGTCGAGGCGAACCTGCGTCTGGTGATCTCCATTGCTAAAAAGTACACCAACCGTGGCCTGCAATTCCTGGATCTGATTCAGGAAGGTAATATCGGCCTGATGAAAGCGGTGGACAAGTTCGAATACCGTCGCGGCTACAAGTTCTCAACCTACGCCACCTGGTGGATACGTCAGGCTATTACCCGTTCGATTGCGGATCAGGCCCGTACCATACGTATCCCGGTGCACATGATTGAGACCATCAATAAGCTCAACCGGATCTCCCGCCAGATGTTGCAGGAAATGGGCCGTGAACCCTTACCCGAAGAACTGGCCGAACGTATGTTAATGCCGGAAGACAAGATCCGCAAAGTGCTGAAGATTGCCAAAGAGCCAATCTCCATGGAAACGCCCATTGGAGATGATGAAGATTCACATCTGGGTGACTTTATTGAGGACGGTACTATTATCCAGCCGCTGGACTCTGCCACCTCGGGCAATCTGAAAAACGCCACTCAGGAAGTGCTGGCAGGGCTGACTGCCCGGGAAGCCAAGGTACTGAGAATGCGTTTCGGTATCGACATGAATACCGACCACACGCTGGAAGAGGTAGGCAAGCAGTTTGACGTTACCCGTGAACGGATTCGTCAGATTGAAGCCAAGGCGCTGCGCAAATTGCGCCATCCCAGCCGTTCGGAGCAGTTACGCAGCTTCCTGGACGAGTAA
- a CDS encoding 5-formyltetrahydrofolate cyclo-ligase yields MQDCTPQALRQQFRQRRRQLSAEEQQQASAAVLKQCLNQPEFNDARTVACYLAEDGELDPTPIIEYCWQQGKQVCLPVLHPFCKGHLLFVRYCSHSLMSPNRFNIPEPALECAHIVPLAKLDIIFTPLVAFDAQGHRLGMGGGFYDRTLAPCTGTIHKLRITIRLSLVWPITASRQRRWLHSPGIYRCRRSLLLQQPLSSGIRTNNGPESA; encoded by the coding sequence ATGCAAGACTGTACCCCCCAGGCATTACGGCAGCAATTTCGCCAACGTCGCCGTCAGTTGTCCGCTGAAGAACAGCAGCAAGCCAGTGCCGCCGTGCTCAAACAATGCCTGAATCAACCTGAATTCAATGATGCCAGAACAGTGGCCTGTTATCTGGCCGAAGACGGTGAGCTGGATCCCACGCCCATTATCGAATATTGCTGGCAGCAGGGAAAACAGGTATGTCTGCCGGTATTACACCCTTTTTGCAAAGGCCATCTGCTGTTTGTACGCTATTGCTCCCATAGCCTGATGAGCCCGAATCGCTTTAATATCCCGGAACCCGCACTGGAATGTGCCCATATCGTGCCGCTGGCAAAACTGGATATCATTTTTACTCCGCTGGTGGCGTTTGACGCACAGGGCCACCGACTGGGGATGGGAGGGGGCTTTTATGATCGCACCCTGGCCCCCTGTACCGGAACAATCCACAAACTCCGGATTACAATACGGCTGTCATTGGTCTGGCCCATAACTGCCAGCAGGCAGAGACGCTGGTTGCACAGCCCTGGGATTTACCGATGCAGAAGATCATTACTCCTTCAACAACCTTTATCATCAGGAATAAGGACTAACAATGGACCAGAATCAGCTTAA
- the rpiA gene encoding ribose-5-phosphate isomerase RpiA codes for MDQNQLKQAAALAALEYVQQDSIVGVGTGSTVAFFIEGLAQIRDNIRGAVSSSEDSTAKLKAAGIEVFDLNAVDELDIYVDGADEITAHKHMIKGGGGALTREKIIAAVARKFICIVDKSKQVDVLGDFPLPVEVIPMARSYVARELVKMGGQPVWREGVVTDNGNVILDVHNLTILNPVELESQINQLAGVVCNGLFARRGADVVVVGTEQGPQISE; via the coding sequence ATGGACCAGAATCAGCTTAAGCAAGCCGCAGCATTAGCAGCCCTGGAGTATGTGCAGCAAGACAGCATTGTCGGTGTAGGCACCGGCTCTACGGTAGCCTTTTTTATTGAGGGGCTGGCACAGATCCGCGACAACATCCGGGGTGCCGTATCCAGCTCTGAAGACTCCACGGCTAAGCTTAAGGCGGCAGGCATTGAGGTATTCGACCTGAATGCGGTGGACGAGCTGGATATCTATGTTGATGGCGCCGATGAAATTACCGCTCACAAGCACATGATCAAAGGCGGTGGCGGTGCGTTAACAAGGGAAAAAATCATCGCCGCTGTGGCCAGAAAATTTATCTGCATCGTAGATAAAAGCAAGCAGGTAGATGTACTTGGCGACTTTCCGTTGCCGGTGGAAGTTATTCCTATGGCCCGCTCTTATGTGGCCCGGGAACTGGTCAAAATGGGAGGCCAACCTGTCTGGCGAGAGGGTGTGGTCACCGATAACGGCAACGTTATTCTGGATGTTCATAACCTGACGATCCTCAACCCCGTTGAACTGGAGAGTCAGATAAATCAATTGGCCGGAGTGGTCTGTAACGGGTTATTTGCCCGACGCGGCGCCGATGTTGTGGTCGTGGGCACCGAACAGGGCCCACAGATCAGCGAATAA
- the serA gene encoding phosphoglycerate dehydrogenase, producing the protein MSKVSLPKDKIRILLLEGVHQSALETLKANGYTNIEYLKTSLPEPELIEKVRDVHFVGVRSRTQITADVVEAAQKLVAIGCFCIGTNQVDLNATRLRGIPVFNAPFSNTRSVAELVLGEILLLLRGIPLKNAKAHRGEWDKSASGSYEARGKTLGIIGYGHIGTQLGILAEHLGMQVQFYDIEDKLVLGNARQIKSLNQLLKSSDVITLHVPETPQTTNMIGHAELDTMKHGAILINASRGTVVDIDALAENLGNNKLSGAAIDVFPVEPKSNHEEFVSPLREFDNVLLTPHVGGSTQEAQENIGIEVAGKLAKYSDNGSTLSAVNFPEVSLPEQYGRSRLLHIHRNIPGVLTQINQAFAEMNINIAAQYLQTSPEIGYVVIDVDSEDADEAFQRLLSIDGTIKTRILH; encoded by the coding sequence ATGAGCAAAGTGTCACTGCCAAAAGACAAAATCCGCATCCTGTTGCTGGAAGGTGTTCACCAGAGTGCCCTGGAGACCCTCAAGGCTAATGGTTACACCAATATTGAATACCTTAAGACTTCATTGCCCGAGCCGGAGTTAATCGAGAAGGTTCGCGATGTGCATTTTGTCGGCGTACGTTCACGGACGCAGATCACTGCCGATGTGGTTGAAGCGGCGCAAAAACTGGTTGCCATTGGCTGTTTCTGTATCGGTACCAATCAGGTGGATTTAAACGCCACCAGGCTGCGCGGAATTCCGGTCTTCAATGCGCCGTTTTCCAATACCCGCTCTGTGGCAGAGCTGGTATTAGGCGAAATCCTGCTGCTGCTGCGGGGTATCCCGCTGAAAAACGCCAAAGCACATCGTGGCGAATGGGATAAAAGCGCCTCAGGTTCCTACGAGGCGAGGGGTAAAACCCTGGGGATTATCGGTTATGGGCATATCGGCACGCAACTGGGTATTCTGGCCGAGCATCTGGGCATGCAGGTGCAGTTTTACGATATTGAAGACAAGCTGGTGTTGGGTAATGCCAGACAGATCAAGAGCCTTAATCAGTTGCTCAAAAGCTCTGATGTGATCACCCTGCATGTACCTGAGACGCCGCAGACCACCAATATGATTGGCCATGCCGAGCTGGACACCATGAAGCATGGTGCGATTCTGATCAACGCCTCACGGGGCACCGTAGTGGATATCGATGCACTGGCAGAGAATCTGGGTAACAACAAGTTATCCGGTGCCGCTATCGATGTATTCCCGGTAGAACCCAAATCTAATCATGAAGAGTTCGTTTCACCACTTCGTGAGTTTGACAATGTGCTGCTGACCCCTCATGTGGGTGGCAGCACCCAGGAAGCGCAGGAAAATATCGGCATTGAGGTTGCAGGCAAACTGGCCAAATACAGTGACAACGGTTCTACCCTGTCTGCAGTCAACTTCCCGGAAGTGTCGCTGCCGGAGCAGTATGGCCGCTCCAGACTGCTGCATATTCACCGCAATATTCCCGGTGTACTGACCCAGATAAACCAGGCCTTTGCCGAGATGAATATCAACATTGCCGCCCAGTACCTGCAAACCTCACCTGAAATAGGTTATGTGGTCATTGATGTGGACTCCGAAGATGCCGATGAAGCCTTTCAGCGGCTGCTGAGTATAGACGGAACCATTAAGACCCGTATTCTGCACTGA
- a CDS encoding methylamine utilization protein, with product MLRIFSLLIGLFCLPVQALEVLVSVHTQDNQPMPGAVIYLTSEQPLPPVAEGAVAEMDQIKKQFSPHILVVQKGTEVSFPNSDSIQHHVYSFSPAKTFQLQLYKDQSPEPLPFDQQGKVELGCNVHDWMLGYIYVVDTPYFGQTDEQGQLKLNVPAGDYSLYVRHPRIQEPSANLDQPLTLSADQKLKVQLEQPLLPGLDDFEEDTDEFIGYE from the coding sequence ATGCTCCGCATTTTCAGTCTGCTAATCGGTCTTTTTTGCCTGCCAGTCCAGGCACTTGAAGTGCTTGTTTCTGTGCACACCCAGGATAATCAGCCCATGCCTGGTGCTGTGATTTACCTCACTTCTGAACAACCACTGCCGCCGGTTGCTGAGGGCGCAGTGGCAGAAATGGATCAGATCAAAAAACAGTTTTCTCCGCATATTCTGGTAGTACAAAAAGGGACTGAGGTCAGTTTTCCCAATTCCGATTCGATACAGCATCATGTTTACTCCTTCTCACCGGCCAAGACCTTTCAGTTACAGTTATATAAAGATCAGAGTCCTGAACCACTGCCCTTTGATCAGCAAGGTAAAGTGGAACTGGGCTGCAATGTACATGACTGGATGCTCGGATATATCTATGTAGTCGATACCCCTTACTTTGGTCAGACTGACGAGCAAGGCCAGCTTAAGCTGAATGTGCCGGCCGGTGACTATAGCTTATATGTTCGCCATCCGAGAATTCAGGAGCCCTCCGCCAATCTGGATCAGCCCCTGACACTTTCTGCTGATCAAAAGCTAAAGGTTCAGCTTGAACAACCTTTGCTGCCGGGTCTGGATGATTTTGAAGAGGATACCGATGAATTTATCGGTTATGAATAG
- a CDS encoding putative bifunctional diguanylate cyclase/phosphodiesterase, giving the protein MTIKVLSKLTSRSLRSRMLLVFLLLLALIVIVTLVTVQKATYQHSTGQVRDHARTSAIVVQDKIRNRSNQLHSALDTLAKDFNTKQLIAGGRQDPESLLSALNNHQRRIDADLSWVLDGEGRLLTATSDAAAGVLEINVEESTSILWHNINDHHYLLQAVPVRFVESSPKINAWLVAAVDTRKLITQELVTLTDMQISLFTPAPDNQLIASTFSTAVADALQTQSLTWSENLQQILLPVEGQEQEFIYASAEIGTSPAGALNLLLATVADKAYLSYNSLIGQLILILAVAALLALTAAVIISNGITRPLTRLVNVTNKIRKGQYVDDVPQSTTLEISSLSTAIGEMQQGIRQRELEIQQLAYFDSLTGLPNRNQFNQQLQQLLEKQHQPVVVLMMDVDRFKDINDTLGHVIGDQLLAKIASRLSHIELDNLFVARLGGDEFGLIWFGDDSNTPKSLANKVVEAFNLPFDIEQLRLDLDLSIGVAVYPEHGDDPSALIQCADIAMYSCKGHHRAFAVYRPELNKYSVQRLSLMSELRSALSEGQLSLYYQPKVLLADGRVSGAECLIRWIHPVHGFIPPDQFIPLAEQTGAIRDVTRWALTEAMRQQQQWSEAGLELNMAVNISPLDLVDMQLPEMVASLFSEFSANKGGLTLEVTESAVMSDPDMAIRALDKLKAMGVILSIDDFGTGYSSMAQLKKMPVHELKIDKAFVLDLATNSEDQVMVNTLLGLARHLGLKTVAEGVEDATSLAFLKQAGCHKAQGFYMSKPLPAAQFSDWLKQYQSQAS; this is encoded by the coding sequence ATGACCATCAAAGTACTCTCCAAACTCACCAGTCGCTCTTTGCGCAGTCGCATGCTGCTGGTTTTTCTGCTGTTACTGGCATTAATTGTTATCGTCACCCTGGTCACCGTGCAAAAAGCCACATATCAACACAGTACCGGTCAGGTCAGAGATCACGCCAGAACATCCGCCATTGTCGTTCAGGATAAAATCCGCAATCGCTCAAATCAGTTACACTCTGCTCTGGATACACTGGCCAAGGACTTTAATACCAAACAGCTTATCGCCGGTGGCAGGCAGGATCCGGAATCGCTGCTATCGGCGCTGAATAACCATCAACGGCGAATTGATGCGGATCTCAGTTGGGTACTTGACGGTGAGGGCAGATTACTGACTGCAACATCGGATGCCGCTGCCGGGGTGCTGGAGATCAATGTGGAGGAGAGCACAAGTATTCTCTGGCACAATATCAACGACCATCATTATCTGCTACAGGCTGTACCGGTCAGATTTGTCGAGTCATCTCCTAAAATCAATGCCTGGCTGGTCGCAGCCGTGGATACCCGCAAACTGATTACTCAGGAACTGGTGACACTGACAGATATGCAAATCAGTTTATTTACTCCGGCTCCGGATAATCAGCTGATCGCATCGACATTTTCCACTGCTGTTGCTGATGCGCTGCAAACTCAGAGCTTGACCTGGTCGGAGAATTTGCAGCAGATACTGCTACCCGTTGAAGGGCAGGAGCAGGAGTTTATTTACGCCTCCGCTGAGATAGGAACCAGCCCTGCAGGAGCACTCAATTTATTACTGGCAACGGTCGCGGATAAGGCCTATCTGTCATACAACAGCCTGATAGGACAGCTGATATTAATCCTCGCCGTCGCCGCATTGCTGGCGCTGACTGCCGCGGTTATCATTTCCAATGGTATTACCCGGCCACTCACGCGATTGGTGAACGTCACCAACAAGATCCGCAAAGGCCAGTATGTAGACGATGTACCACAATCCACTACCCTGGAAATATCGTCCTTATCCACCGCCATTGGCGAAATGCAACAAGGCATCAGGCAGCGTGAGCTGGAAATCCAGCAACTGGCCTACTTTGACTCACTTACCGGCCTGCCCAACCGCAATCAGTTTAACCAACAGTTGCAACAGTTACTGGAAAAGCAGCATCAACCCGTGGTGGTCTTGATGATGGATGTGGACAGGTTCAAAGACATCAACGATACCCTGGGCCATGTTATCGGTGATCAGCTGCTGGCGAAAATTGCCTCGCGATTATCACACATTGAGCTGGACAATCTGTTTGTCGCCAGACTGGGAGGGGACGAATTCGGACTGATATGGTTTGGCGATGACTCGAACACCCCCAAGAGCCTCGCGAATAAGGTGGTGGAAGCCTTTAATCTGCCTTTTGATATTGAGCAATTACGTCTGGATCTCGATCTCAGCATCGGTGTCGCGGTGTATCCTGAGCATGGTGATGATCCCAGTGCCCTGATCCAATGTGCCGACATTGCCATGTACAGTTGTAAGGGTCATCACCGGGCTTTTGCGGTATACCGGCCTGAGCTGAATAAATACTCGGTGCAGCGCCTGAGCCTGATGTCTGAGCTGCGCTCTGCTCTCAGCGAAGGCCAGCTAAGCCTTTATTACCAGCCAAAAGTGTTGCTGGCTGATGGCAGAGTAAGTGGTGCAGAGTGCCTGATTCGCTGGATCCATCCCGTACACGGCTTTATTCCGCCGGATCAGTTTATTCCGCTGGCGGAGCAAACCGGCGCTATCCGGGATGTGACCCGCTGGGCCCTGACCGAGGCCATGCGGCAGCAACAGCAATGGTCAGAAGCAGGCCTGGAACTCAATATGGCAGTGAACATCTCGCCTTTAGATCTGGTAGATATGCAACTGCCGGAAATGGTTGCCAGCCTGTTTTCTGAATTCTCCGCCAACAAAGGCGGACTGACTCTGGAGGTCACTGAGAGTGCCGTGATGAGTGATCCGGATATGGCCATCAGGGCACTGGACAAACTTAAAGCAATGGGCGTCATTCTCTCGATTGACGACTTCGGTACCGGCTATTCTTCAATGGCTCAGCTGAAGAAGATGCCTGTACATGAGCTTAAAATCGACAAAGCTTTTGTGCTGGATCTGGCCACCAACAGTGAAGATCAGGTGATGGTCAACACCCTGCTTGGCCTGGCCAGACACCTGGGGCTGAAAACTGTGGCAGAAGGCGTAGAGGATGCCACCAGTCTGGCCTTTCTGAAACAGGCAGGGTGTCACAAGGCACAGGGGTTCTATATGAGCAAGCCTTTGCCTGCCGCTCAGTTCAGTGACTGGCTGAAGCAGTATCAAAGCCAGGCATCATGA
- a CDS encoding YgjV family protein has product MQLESMLAEGFGALALIINFVGYRQNKVNHYRFISALGLACLSTHFFLLGAMAAGIGCALASVRNIIALWHRSLMLVSVFVLIHVLFFAYEWWVLQHDWRIILAYASALIFTLGSILLQRTHRIRQWFILAEGLGLAYALSVGSVFGSIFNVSNLTSISIKLYQDKAGGHKRQQHN; this is encoded by the coding sequence ATGCAGTTGGAGTCCATGCTGGCTGAGGGATTCGGGGCACTGGCATTGATTATCAACTTTGTCGGTTACCGTCAGAATAAGGTTAATCACTACCGGTTCATTTCTGCTTTGGGGCTGGCTTGTCTCAGTACGCATTTCTTCTTACTCGGCGCCATGGCGGCAGGTATTGGCTGTGCGCTGGCATCGGTAAGAAACATTATTGCTCTGTGGCATCGTTCGCTGATGCTGGTGTCTGTTTTCGTGCTGATTCATGTGCTGTTTTTTGCCTATGAATGGTGGGTATTGCAGCATGACTGGCGAATTATACTGGCCTATGCCTCGGCGCTAATCTTTACTCTTGGCTCTATTTTACTGCAACGCACGCATCGTATCCGGCAGTGGTTTATCCTGGCTGAGGGCCTGGGGTTGGCTTATGCGCTGTCGGTAGGCAGTGTATTTGGCAGTATTTTTAATGTCAGCAACCTGACCAGTATCAGTATTAAGCTGTATCAGGACAAAGCAGGCGGGCATAAAAGGCAGCAACATAATTAG
- a CDS encoding tRNA1(Val) (adenine(37)-N6)-methyltransferase: MTKPTPQGRAKGFEFKQFFVAHDRCAMKVGTDSIMLGSWTEPGQARRILDIGTGSGLLALMMAQTSSADSRICGVDRDPQAIVQARENAVNSPWADKLVFECLPLQAMPKRPGYDLIISNPPYFPHQHSLEPARQAARLTAELSHQELVQAVSGLLTEQGRFCCVLPQQLVEGLVTMAREEGLYVSRRMEVRSQPDKSVSRVLLEFSRTAPHQVNTQNLIIQQQAGHYTQAYRKLCQHFYLNF, encoded by the coding sequence TTGACTAAGCCAACTCCCCAGGGGCGTGCTAAGGGCTTTGAGTTTAAGCAGTTTTTTGTTGCCCATGATCGCTGTGCTATGAAAGTGGGAACGGACAGCATCATGCTGGGCAGCTGGACTGAACCCGGACAGGCCCGGCGGATTCTGGATATAGGTACCGGCAGTGGTTTACTGGCATTGATGATGGCCCAGACCAGCAGCGCCGACAGCCGGATCTGTGGTGTTGACAGGGATCCACAAGCCATTGTTCAGGCCCGTGAGAATGCCGTCAATAGTCCCTGGGCAGACAAACTCGTTTTTGAGTGTTTGCCTTTGCAGGCGATGCCCAAAAGGCCAGGGTATGACCTGATCATCTCTAATCCGCCTTACTTTCCTCATCAGCACTCACTTGAGCCGGCCAGGCAAGCTGCCAGGCTGACTGCAGAGTTGTCTCATCAGGAACTTGTGCAGGCCGTTTCAGGACTATTGACTGAACAAGGGCGTTTTTGTTGCGTGTTGCCACAACAGCTGGTGGAGGGGCTTGTGACTATGGCCCGTGAGGAAGGATTGTATGTCAGCCGGCGAATGGAGGTGCGCTCACAACCGGATAAGTCGGTCAGCCGGGTGTTGCTGGAATTTAGCAGAACAGCGCCGCATCAGGTAAACACACAAAATCTGATCATTCAGCAGCAGGCTGGCCACTACACGCAAGCTTACCGAAAGTTGTGCCAGCACTTCTATCTGAATTTCTGA
- a CDS encoding NAD-dependent epimerase/dehydratase family protein, whose product MSIQLSGSPQKRTQGYSALVLGASGLVGKALTQMLVKDPRYKSVTCLVRRPMSSQANIHHPVVIDFDNLQAYEGYFCVDHLYICLGTTLKSAGSKSEFRKVDFEYVHIAAQLARSQHVRSLVWISSVGANARSASFYLRTKGELENAVFRIPGLNSASAVRPSLLVGNRDDSRVSEQLAIRLMQWLSPVLIGRFSKYRPVSATEVAGKMMELQRFD is encoded by the coding sequence ATGAGCATTCAGCTTAGCGGTTCGCCTCAGAAGCGTACCCAAGGTTATTCTGCTCTTGTGCTTGGTGCCAGCGGATTGGTGGGCAAAGCCCTGACACAAATGCTGGTTAAAGACCCTCGTTATAAGAGTGTAACCTGTCTGGTGCGCAGGCCCATGTCCAGCCAGGCAAACATACATCACCCGGTGGTCATCGATTTTGATAACCTTCAGGCCTACGAAGGCTATTTTTGTGTCGATCATCTGTATATTTGTCTCGGTACCACGCTCAAATCTGCCGGCAGCAAGAGCGAATTTCGTAAGGTGGATTTCGAATACGTACATATTGCTGCTCAGCTGGCCCGCAGTCAGCATGTGCGCAGTCTGGTATGGATTTCCTCGGTGGGTGCCAACGCCAGAAGTGCCAGTTTCTATCTGCGTACCAAGGGGGAACTGGAAAATGCTGTTTTTCGTATCCCCGGTCTCAACAGTGCCTCTGCGGTAAGGCCGTCATTGTTAGTCGGAAACAGGGATGATTCACGTGTTTCAGAGCAGTTAGCGATTCGCCTGATGCAATGGCTCTCTCCTGTATTGATTGGGCGTTTTAGTAAGTACCGTCCTGTATCAGCAACTGAAGTTGCCGGAAAAATGATGGAGCTGCAGCGGTTTGACTAA